A genome region from Acetonema longum DSM 6540 includes the following:
- the cdhD gene encoding CO dehydrogenase/acetyl-CoA synthase subunit delta, with translation MALQILKERNSGKITSVVLGATKEQGGTRTSVVTVGGDTALPFLQFEGEFPYKPVIAMEVQSRVPEQWNEVVKAPFADVVANPAAWAKKCVEQYGAEVIYLKLAGADPDLENHSPEECVKIVKDVLAAVGVPLIVSGCGNEEKDNQVMPLVAEATSGENLLLGVAEQENYKSIVAAAMVHKHNVIALTPCDINICKQLNILITEMGLPLDKIVVDPGAGGLGYGIEYTYSILERGRLGALQGDRMLSTPIIASVGYEAWRAKEANAPHSDFPAWGDQAERGILWEAMTATALLQGGVHILIMRHPEAIELVRKNIAELMVPQAV, from the coding sequence ATGGCCCTGCAAATTCTTAAAGAAAGAAATTCAGGAAAAATTACTTCTGTGGTTCTGGGCGCCACCAAAGAACAAGGAGGGACCCGGACCAGCGTAGTGACAGTGGGCGGCGATACAGCCCTGCCCTTTTTGCAATTTGAAGGAGAGTTTCCTTACAAACCGGTGATTGCTATGGAGGTACAAAGCCGGGTGCCGGAACAGTGGAATGAAGTCGTGAAGGCTCCCTTTGCCGATGTGGTGGCCAATCCTGCAGCCTGGGCCAAGAAATGCGTCGAACAATACGGGGCGGAAGTGATCTATCTGAAACTGGCCGGGGCTGACCCGGACCTGGAAAATCACAGTCCCGAGGAATGCGTCAAAATCGTTAAAGACGTGCTGGCGGCAGTGGGCGTACCCCTTATTGTATCAGGCTGCGGCAATGAAGAAAAAGACAATCAGGTCATGCCCTTAGTGGCAGAGGCAACCAGCGGCGAAAACCTGCTTCTCGGCGTGGCGGAGCAGGAAAACTACAAGTCCATAGTGGCGGCGGCTATGGTCCACAAGCATAATGTCATTGCCCTGACTCCCTGCGATATTAATATCTGCAAACAGCTGAACATCCTGATTACCGAAATGGGTCTGCCCCTGGATAAGATCGTGGTTGATCCGGGCGCCGGCGGACTGGGATACGGCATTGAGTATACTTATTCCATTCTGGAACGGGGCCGTCTGGGGGCGCTGCAGGGCGACCGGATGCTGTCCACGCCGATTATCGCCAGCGTGGGCTACGAAGCCTGGAGAGCCAAAGAGGCCAATGCCCCTCACAGCGACTTCCCGGCTTGGGGAGACCAGGCTGAGCGGGGCATCCTCTGGGAAGCTATGACTGCTACCGCTCTTCTGCAAGGCGGCGTTCATATCCTGATTATGCGCCACCCGGAAGCGATTGAGTTAGTGCGGAAAAATATCGCCGAGCTGATGGTGCCGCAGGCAGTATAA
- the acsB gene encoding acetyl-CoA decarbonylase/synthase complex subunit alpha/beta, whose translation MSSALFKAAYEGAVIATSYAQILLEKAIKDHGADTPVKYPDTAYRLPVITALSGEEVNVLGDLPPILNRIRTSHLREELTFDNAKMAGEATHYAADIIEALRYLHGARPESPPWTGFLPDPILRKFGVPLVDNTIPGVAVIIGKARSSKEAAKLIKSLQSKGMMIFLVNEIIEQLLEENVKLGIDYIAFPLGNFTQAIHAVNFAYRAGLAFGGIKPGQRQQQLDYQARRVLAFVLALGELDEVRVAAELGAIGMGFPVITDQVVEEIPDWFVSEPDYDKMVKLALELRGIKIKIVDIPVPITVGPAFEGETIRRADTYLEFGGGKTTAFELVRMVGPDDIEDGKITVIGPEITDVKEGDRLPLGIMVNIYGRKMQEDFEGVLERRIHYFVNYGEGLWHVAQRDLAWVRIGKNAAAAGLKIRDIGEILIAKFKSDYPAIVDRVQVTIYTDQAKVDENIKIAREKYAARDARLKGLTDESVDTFYSCILCQSFAPNHVCIVTPERVGLCGAVSWLDAKASNEITPTGPNQPIAKGTCLDEVKGMWQNVNEYLYNNSHHTLEEVNLYTLLDRPMTSCGCFEAIMAILPEANGIMITTREFGGDTPCGMSFSTLAGSVGGGLQSPGFMGIGRRYIVSNKFIPADGGLGRIVWMPKELKEYLRADFIEQAKKQGLGEDFLDKIADESIGTAIDEVLPFLEEKGHPALTMDPLM comes from the coding sequence ATGTCTAGCGCATTGTTTAAAGCCGCTTATGAAGGAGCGGTGATTGCCACCAGTTATGCCCAGATCCTGTTGGAAAAAGCCATTAAAGATCACGGGGCTGACACCCCGGTAAAATATCCTGACACAGCTTATCGGTTACCGGTTATTACGGCGTTAAGCGGGGAAGAGGTCAATGTGCTGGGAGACCTGCCGCCGATTCTAAACCGGATTCGCACCAGCCATCTGCGGGAAGAGCTCACCTTCGACAACGCCAAAATGGCGGGAGAAGCTACCCATTATGCCGCCGATATCATTGAGGCGCTGCGTTACTTACACGGAGCCAGGCCTGAATCACCCCCCTGGACAGGATTTCTGCCTGACCCTATCCTGCGGAAGTTCGGCGTGCCCCTGGTTGACAACACTATTCCCGGCGTGGCGGTCATCATCGGCAAGGCCCGCAGTTCGAAAGAGGCGGCCAAACTGATCAAAAGCCTGCAGTCCAAAGGCATGATGATCTTTTTGGTCAATGAGATTATCGAACAATTATTGGAAGAAAACGTAAAATTAGGGATTGACTATATCGCCTTCCCCCTGGGTAATTTCACCCAGGCCATTCATGCTGTCAACTTTGCCTATCGGGCCGGTCTGGCCTTTGGCGGCATCAAACCCGGTCAGAGGCAGCAACAGCTGGATTATCAGGCTCGCCGGGTCCTGGCCTTTGTGCTGGCCTTGGGCGAATTGGATGAAGTGCGGGTCGCCGCTGAACTGGGCGCTATCGGCATGGGCTTCCCGGTGATCACCGACCAGGTGGTGGAAGAAATTCCTGACTGGTTTGTTTCCGAGCCGGACTATGACAAAATGGTCAAGCTGGCGCTGGAACTCAGAGGCATTAAGATTAAAATCGTCGATATCCCGGTGCCGATTACTGTCGGACCGGCCTTTGAAGGCGAAACCATTCGCCGGGCCGATACCTATCTGGAATTTGGCGGCGGCAAGACGACCGCCTTTGAGCTGGTACGGATGGTGGGACCGGATGACATAGAAGACGGCAAAATCACCGTGATTGGACCGGAAATCACCGATGTCAAGGAAGGAGACCGCCTGCCCCTGGGGATCATGGTGAATATCTATGGCCGGAAAATGCAGGAAGATTTTGAAGGGGTGCTGGAACGCCGCATCCATTATTTCGTAAACTATGGCGAAGGGCTTTGGCACGTGGCTCAAAGGGATCTGGCCTGGGTCCGCATAGGAAAGAACGCCGCTGCCGCCGGTCTTAAGATCCGCGATATCGGCGAGATCCTGATTGCCAAGTTTAAATCGGATTACCCGGCCATTGTGGACCGGGTCCAGGTGACCATCTATACTGATCAGGCCAAGGTAGACGAAAATATCAAGATCGCCCGGGAAAAATACGCCGCCCGGGATGCCCGCCTGAAAGGACTGACCGACGAATCGGTGGATACCTTCTACTCCTGCATCCTCTGCCAGTCCTTTGCTCCCAACCACGTCTGTATCGTGACGCCTGAGAGGGTGGGACTGTGCGGCGCGGTCAGCTGGCTGGATGCCAAGGCATCCAACGAAATCACTCCTACCGGCCCCAATCAGCCTATTGCCAAGGGAACCTGCCTGGATGAGGTCAAAGGTATGTGGCAGAACGTGAATGAATATCTCTACAACAATTCTCATCACACCCTGGAAGAAGTGAATTTATATACTCTCCTGGACCGCCCCATGACTTCCTGCGGTTGTTTTGAGGCCATTATGGCTATCCTGCCGGAAGCTAACGGCATCATGATCACCACCCGGGAATTTGGCGGCGACACTCCCTGCGGCATGTCTTTCTCGACACTGGCCGGCTCGGTGGGCGGCGGATTGCAGTCGCCTGGTTTTATGGGCATCGGACGCCGCTATATTGTCAGCAATAAGTTTATTCCGGCTGACGGCGGCCTGGGCCGTATTGTCTGGATGCCCAAGGAACTGAAGGAATATCTCCGGGCCGATTTCATCGAACAAGCCAAAAAGCAAGGATTGGGCGAAGACTTCCTCGACAAGATCGCCGACGAAAGCATCGGTACTGCCATTGATGAGGTGTTGCCTTTCCTGGAAGAAAAAGGGCACCCGGCGTTGACTATGGACCCGCTCATGTAA
- a CDS encoding methyltetrahydrofolate cobalamin methyltransferase — MILIGERINGMFKDIGKAVIEWDPKPLQEWAQKQEAAGAHYLDVNTGPNAEDQVKTLPWMAQAVQEVTDLPLCLDCTNFDAIEAALKVLKRPGMINSCKCEQAEIDRLFPLAVEHKAALIGLCMTNKGVPKSAEDRTAFAMELVANADAYGLPFEDLYLDPICLPVNVGQEHAIEVLETLRQIKTLSNPAPRTTIGLSNVSQKTPHRPLINRTFAVMAMGAGLDSAIMDVMDDPMVDAIATARLILNKDIYCDSYQKVFRQHSAH; from the coding sequence ATGATCCTAATTGGTGAGAGAATTAACGGGATGTTTAAGGATATTGGCAAAGCCGTAATCGAATGGGATCCTAAACCGCTGCAGGAATGGGCCCAAAAACAGGAGGCGGCGGGGGCCCACTACCTGGATGTGAACACCGGGCCTAATGCTGAAGATCAGGTGAAAACCCTGCCCTGGATGGCCCAGGCGGTCCAGGAAGTCACTGACCTGCCCCTGTGTCTGGACTGCACTAACTTTGACGCCATTGAAGCCGCCTTGAAAGTCCTCAAGCGACCGGGCATGATCAACTCCTGCAAATGCGAACAGGCGGAAATCGACCGGCTGTTCCCGCTGGCGGTGGAACATAAGGCCGCTCTCATCGGCTTGTGCATGACCAACAAGGGCGTGCCTAAAAGCGCCGAAGACCGGACAGCCTTTGCCATGGAACTGGTGGCCAATGCCGATGCCTACGGTCTGCCTTTTGAAGACCTCTACCTGGACCCCATCTGTCTGCCGGTCAACGTAGGCCAGGAACATGCTATTGAGGTCCTGGAGACCCTGCGCCAGATTAAAACCCTGTCCAATCCGGCGCCTCGGACCACCATCGGTCTGAGCAATGTATCCCAGAAAACCCCTCATCGCCCGCTGATCAACCGTACTTTTGCCGTTATGGCCATGGGCGCCGGTCTGGATTCGGCCATTATGGACGTGATGGATGACCCGATGGTGGATGCTATTGCCACGGCCCGGCTGATCCTCAATAAAGACATCTACTGCGATTCCTACCAAAAGGTATTCCGGCAGCATTCCGCTCATTGA
- the acsC gene encoding acetyl-CoA decarbonylase/synthase complex subunit gamma, protein MALTGLDIFKQLPKKNCKECGAATCMAFAMALAAAKTSLDLCPYVSEEAKENLGAASAPPIRLVTVGSGEHALALGDETVIFRHDKTFFHPTGLAISVNDTLPLDQLAAKIGKINDLKVERVGQQLSVNLIAVIDASHDPANYKTFVAQVAEKTALPLILVSDNPAAFEAALPGVAVKKPLIYAAAADNYQAMAELAKTHNCPLAVKGKNLADTAELVEKIAPLYKELVIDTGSRSTSQVLADQTQIRRLAVKKKFRPFGYPTITFTAPEDPREEVIQASVYVAKFAGIIVMKADEKSQILPLLAWRQNVFTDPQKPIAVEAKIYEIGAVTPASPVYVCTNFALTYFAVEGEVAASKIPGYILPVDTDGTSVLTSWASGKFSADSIADFLESSGIKSKIDHTTCVIPGHTAVLSGKLKEKSGWNVLVGPQEAAGIPTFAKARFA, encoded by the coding sequence ATGGCTTTAACGGGATTAGATATTTTTAAACAACTGCCAAAGAAAAACTGCAAGGAGTGCGGCGCAGCTACTTGCATGGCTTTTGCCATGGCGCTGGCTGCCGCCAAAACATCCCTGGATCTTTGTCCCTACGTATCTGAAGAAGCGAAAGAAAATCTGGGCGCCGCTTCGGCGCCGCCTATTCGGCTGGTGACAGTGGGCAGTGGCGAGCATGCCCTGGCCCTGGGGGATGAGACAGTGATCTTCCGCCATGATAAAACCTTTTTCCATCCCACAGGTCTGGCTATCAGCGTAAACGATACCCTTCCCTTGGACCAGTTGGCCGCTAAGATAGGAAAAATCAACGATCTCAAGGTAGAAAGGGTCGGTCAGCAACTGAGCGTCAATTTGATCGCCGTTATTGATGCCTCCCATGACCCGGCCAATTATAAAACCTTCGTGGCGCAGGTGGCGGAGAAAACCGCGCTGCCTCTGATTCTGGTCAGCGATAATCCGGCGGCCTTTGAAGCGGCCCTGCCGGGAGTAGCTGTTAAGAAACCGCTGATTTACGCTGCTGCGGCCGATAACTATCAGGCCATGGCGGAACTGGCCAAGACCCACAACTGCCCGCTGGCCGTTAAGGGAAAAAATCTGGCGGACACAGCGGAACTGGTGGAAAAAATTGCTCCCCTGTATAAAGAACTGGTCATTGATACCGGCAGCCGGAGCACCTCCCAGGTACTGGCCGATCAAACCCAGATCCGTCGCCTGGCCGTCAAAAAGAAGTTCCGGCCTTTCGGCTATCCTACGATTACCTTTACTGCCCCGGAAGACCCCCGGGAGGAAGTCATTCAGGCCAGCGTCTATGTGGCTAAATTCGCCGGCATTATCGTCATGAAGGCTGACGAAAAGTCCCAAATCCTGCCTCTTTTGGCCTGGCGGCAGAATGTGTTTACCGACCCGCAAAAACCCATTGCGGTGGAGGCGAAGATCTATGAAATCGGTGCCGTCACTCCTGCCTCGCCGGTTTATGTCTGCACCAACTTTGCTTTGACCTATTTCGCAGTTGAAGGCGAAGTGGCTGCCAGCAAGATCCCCGGTTATATCCTACCGGTGGATACCGACGGTACGTCGGTGCTCACATCCTGGGCCTCGGGCAAATTCAGCGCCGATTCCATCGCCGATTTTCTGGAAAGTTCCGGCATCAAGAGCAAAATTGATCATACCACCTGCGTGATCCCCGGCCATACCGCCGTACTCAGCGGAAAACTGAAGGAAAAATCCGGCTGGAATGTGCTGGTGGGGCCTCAGGAAGCTGCCGGCATACCGACTTTCGCTAAGGCGCGCTTTGCCTGA
- a CDS encoding ASKHA domain-containing protein produces MQQCTVLFQPDNIRLEVDKGTDLLTAARQAGIEMKASCGGKGSCGKCRVKVVKGSVDYQDQPTQDGWVAACQTLVLDDPVVEIPASSRLNGHQVLLAGAPALPASFPLKPLCRTVRLEVVPPSLTDPGNDLDRLCLAFARATGLQLAGLELEQIRSLPDLLRRNNWRLDLTYGIVGDSARLIGLEVPAGDAAPGSWGIAVDVGTTTVAVYLVDLASGTVAGQAGTHNKQAQFGDDVISRIIYADEQENGLADLQQAVLDTMNGLIQDLISRQGIQSREIKAVTVAANTTMTHLIFGIQPRYIRLEPYVPAVSSFPVLIAGELGLTVHPQALVYAFPAVASYVGGDIVAGSLINGMTESEALTLFLDIGTNGEMALGNQDWIVTCACSAGPAFEGAGITDGMRAMPGAIEGISIDPATYEVTCFAIDGAKPVGICGSGLINALSAMRQTGIIDRAGKIQDLATPRLRRSDGGMEYVLVWAGETAGGRDIVITEADVKNLLRAKGAVYAGLRSLLKAVDLELDSIERICIAGGFGNCLNVAAAVEIGLLPDVAPEKYHFLGNTSVKGAYTALVSSGAVVAAEDLARRMTYLELSLGNGFMEEFMAALFLPHTDLTLFPSIDK; encoded by the coding sequence ATGCAACAATGCACCGTACTGTTTCAGCCTGACAACATCCGGTTAGAAGTGGATAAAGGAACGGATCTCCTGACAGCGGCCCGCCAGGCTGGCATTGAAATGAAAGCCAGCTGCGGCGGCAAAGGCAGCTGCGGTAAATGCCGGGTAAAGGTGGTCAAAGGTTCGGTAGATTACCAGGACCAGCCGACTCAGGACGGATGGGTGGCTGCCTGCCAGACACTGGTACTGGATGATCCGGTGGTGGAAATACCGGCTTCTTCCCGGCTAAACGGACATCAGGTATTGCTGGCCGGTGCGCCGGCATTGCCAGCCTCATTTCCTCTTAAACCTCTGTGCCGGACCGTTAGGCTGGAGGTTGTTCCTCCCAGCCTGACTGATCCCGGCAATGACCTGGACCGGCTTTGCCTGGCCTTTGCCAGAGCCACCGGCTTGCAGCTGGCCGGGCTGGAACTGGAGCAGATCCGTTCCCTGCCGGACCTGTTGCGGCGCAATAACTGGCGTCTGGACCTGACTTACGGGATCGTTGGCGATTCTGCCCGGCTGATCGGCCTGGAGGTTCCCGCCGGTGATGCTGCCCCCGGCTCCTGGGGAATCGCCGTGGATGTGGGAACCACCACGGTGGCGGTTTATCTGGTAGATTTAGCTTCCGGCACTGTTGCCGGCCAGGCGGGAACCCACAACAAACAAGCTCAGTTCGGCGATGATGTGATCAGCCGTATCATCTACGCCGATGAGCAGGAAAATGGACTGGCGGACCTACAGCAGGCCGTGCTGGACACCATGAACGGTTTGATTCAAGACCTAATCAGCCGCCAGGGGATTCAGTCCAGAGAGATCAAGGCGGTTACCGTGGCGGCGAACACCACCATGACCCATTTGATTTTTGGCATTCAGCCCCGCTATATCCGGCTGGAGCCTTATGTGCCGGCAGTCAGCAGCTTTCCTGTCCTAATAGCGGGGGAACTGGGGCTGACGGTTCATCCACAGGCCTTGGTTTATGCCTTTCCGGCAGTGGCCAGCTATGTGGGCGGCGATATCGTCGCCGGTTCTCTGATTAATGGCATGACCGAGTCAGAAGCATTAACTCTCTTCCTCGACATCGGCACCAACGGGGAGATGGCACTGGGCAACCAGGACTGGATCGTGACCTGCGCCTGCTCCGCCGGCCCGGCTTTCGAAGGCGCCGGCATCACCGACGGCATGCGAGCCATGCCGGGAGCCATTGAGGGGATTAGCATCGACCCGGCAACTTATGAAGTCACCTGTTTTGCCATTGACGGCGCTAAACCGGTGGGAATCTGCGGCTCCGGCCTCATTAATGCCCTGTCGGCCATGCGCCAGACCGGGATCATTGACCGGGCCGGAAAGATTCAGGATCTGGCCACGCCCCGGCTGCGCCGGTCCGACGGCGGCATGGAGTATGTGCTGGTCTGGGCAGGTGAGACAGCCGGTGGTCGGGATATCGTCATCACTGAGGCTGACGTGAAAAATCTGCTGCGGGCCAAAGGCGCTGTGTATGCCGGCCTGCGCAGCCTGCTCAAGGCGGTGGACCTGGAACTGGACTCCATCGAAAGGATCTGTATTGCCGGCGGATTCGGCAATTGCCTCAATGTGGCGGCGGCCGTAGAGATCGGACTGCTGCCGGATGTTGCGCCGGAAAAATATCATTTCCTCGGCAATACCTCAGTCAAAGGCGCTTATACTGCCTTAGTTTCCTCAGGGGCTGTTGTCGCCGCCGAAGATCTGGCCCGGCGAATGACCTACCTGGAATTATCCCTGGGGAATGGCTTTATGGAAGAATTCATGGCGGCGCTGTTTTTGCCCCATACAGACCTGACTTTGTTTCCGTCTATCGACAAGTAA
- the cooS gene encoding anaerobic carbon-monoxide dehydrogenase catalytic subunit, translating into MSEFEKSTVDPAAREMLGKAKKIGYLTTFERAKAQEPRCAFGNTGICCRICMQGPCRIIPKKPGANKGICGAADYTIVARNTVRLIAGGAAAHSDHGRHIATTVLHVAEGHAKDYKINDTAKLMKVAQRIGIATEGKPVNEVAKEVASAALLDFGRLDSSPCTWLETTLTEGRRKKFKDTTIMTSSINGSIAELLHQTHMGVDSDPVNIIFNGLKVALGDLDGEYLATDLSDVLFGTPTPTVSEANLGVLDPEMVNICVHGHNPLLSQMVVDVARQMQDEAKAVGAKGIKLSGICCTGNEVLMRAGVAIATNFATQELAIMTGLVDAVVVDVQCIMPSLRSLAECFHTKIITTMPISKIPGAYHYEFDEEHAAESAKAIIRLAIDTYKLRDAKKIERPDLKNKVIAGFSLEAILDIFSKINPDRPISVLTDAIKAGEIKGVALFAGCNNLKGTHNENHLEIAKQMAANDVFMIATGCAGQAYAMNGLLTPEAVEAYAGPGLKAFIGRLNAKADLTTGLPLIFHMGSCVDNSRTVALLTMMANEMGVDTPQVPFVASAPEPMSEKAVAIGSWFVAMGIPVHIGVIAPVTGSDLVHGVVTQIAKDVFGGHFIMETDHQKAGEKLLAALNERNWKLRIHNEAAAKYSQTEQVV; encoded by the coding sequence ATGTCAGAATTTGAAAAAAGCACTGTAGACCCCGCCGCGCGGGAAATGCTGGGAAAAGCCAAGAAAATTGGCTATCTGACCACATTTGAGCGGGCCAAAGCCCAAGAACCTCGTTGCGCCTTCGGCAATACCGGAATTTGCTGCCGGATTTGCATGCAGGGGCCATGCCGGATTATTCCCAAAAAGCCGGGAGCCAATAAGGGGATCTGCGGGGCGGCGGATTATACGATTGTAGCCCGCAACACCGTGCGGCTTATTGCCGGCGGGGCGGCCGCCCACTCCGATCACGGACGGCACATTGCTACCACCGTACTGCACGTGGCCGAGGGCCATGCCAAGGACTATAAGATCAATGATACCGCCAAACTGATGAAAGTCGCGCAACGCATCGGGATTGCCACTGAAGGCAAACCGGTCAACGAGGTGGCGAAAGAAGTAGCCAGCGCCGCTTTGCTGGACTTCGGCCGTCTGGACAGTTCGCCTTGCACCTGGCTTGAGACTACTCTGACCGAAGGAAGAAGAAAAAAGTTTAAGGACACTACGATTATGACGTCCAGCATTAATGGCTCTATTGCCGAATTGCTGCACCAAACCCATATGGGGGTGGACAGCGATCCGGTTAATATCATTTTCAACGGTTTAAAAGTTGCCTTGGGAGACCTGGACGGCGAGTACCTGGCCACCGATCTTTCCGACGTCCTGTTCGGCACGCCTACTCCCACGGTATCGGAAGCCAACCTGGGCGTACTGGACCCCGAGATGGTCAATATCTGCGTTCACGGACATAATCCGCTGCTCAGCCAGATGGTGGTGGACGTGGCCCGTCAGATGCAGGATGAGGCCAAAGCCGTCGGCGCCAAGGGCATTAAGCTGTCCGGCATCTGCTGTACCGGCAATGAAGTGCTGATGCGGGCCGGCGTGGCTATCGCCACTAACTTTGCCACCCAGGAGCTGGCCATCATGACCGGCCTGGTTGATGCGGTAGTAGTGGATGTGCAGTGCATCATGCCCAGCCTGCGCAGCCTGGCCGAATGCTTCCACACCAAAATCATTACCACCATGCCCATCAGTAAGATTCCCGGCGCCTATCATTATGAGTTTGATGAGGAGCACGCCGCCGAGAGCGCTAAGGCGATTATCCGTCTGGCCATTGATACCTATAAACTGCGGGATGCCAAAAAGATTGAACGGCCGGACCTGAAAAACAAAGTCATAGCCGGGTTTAGCCTGGAAGCCATCCTGGATATTTTCTCTAAAATCAATCCGGATCGTCCCATCAGCGTATTAACCGACGCTATCAAGGCCGGTGAAATCAAGGGCGTAGCACTGTTTGCCGGCTGCAATAACCTGAAGGGCACCCATAACGAAAATCATCTGGAAATTGCCAAACAGATGGCGGCCAATGACGTATTCATGATTGCGACCGGCTGCGCCGGTCAGGCTTACGCCATGAACGGCCTCTTAACGCCTGAGGCGGTGGAAGCCTATGCCGGACCCGGGCTGAAAGCCTTTATCGGGCGGCTTAACGCCAAAGCGGATTTGACAACCGGACTGCCGCTGATTTTCCATATGGGTTCCTGCGTCGATAACTCCCGCACCGTGGCCCTGCTGACCATGATGGCCAATGAAATGGGCGTTGACACGCCACAAGTCCCCTTTGTGGCTTCGGCTCCCGAGCCCATGTCGGAAAAAGCCGTGGCCATTGGCTCCTGGTTCGTGGCTATGGGCATACCGGTGCACATCGGAGTCATCGCTCCGGTGACCGGCAGCGATCTGGTCCATGGGGTGGTGACTCAAATCGCCAAGGATGTGTTCGGCGGCCATTTCATCATGGAAACCGATCACCAAAAAGCCGGCGAGAAACTGCTGGCCGCACTGAATGAACGGAACTGGAAGCTGCGCATTCACAATGAGGCAGCGGCCAAGTATAGTCAAACAGAACAGGTTGTCTAG
- a CDS encoding P-loop NTPase — MKIAVSGKGGVGKTMVAANLARMFAQNGYKVYAVDADPDASLGSAIGLADDVLARVKPMIEMQQVIAERSGGGAFYTLNPQVDDILDSYSIQLGNIRFLRMGGVKQGGSACYCRENSFLRAIVDALLLGQQDVVVLDMGAGIEHLTRGTSRGVDVMLVVTEPTKNSVQTAKVVKNLADDLEVKKIRFIGNKIRQSKEAAFLQDQFPSGGLIGLLPFDESVPEAAMAGPVDVPDSSRPIGAEMQRIYHYILSDC; from the coding sequence ATGAAAATTGCAGTGTCAGGCAAGGGCGGCGTAGGTAAGACCATGGTGGCGGCCAATCTGGCCAGAATGTTCGCTCAAAACGGCTACAAGGTCTATGCGGTGGATGCCGATCCGGACGCCAGTTTGGGTAGCGCCATCGGCCTGGCCGACGATGTATTGGCCCGGGTTAAACCCATGATCGAAATGCAGCAGGTCATTGCCGAGCGCAGCGGCGGCGGCGCCTTTTACACGCTGAATCCTCAGGTGGATGATATCCTTGATTCTTACAGCATACAGCTTGGCAATATCCGGTTTCTGCGCATGGGAGGCGTAAAACAAGGCGGCTCGGCTTGCTATTGCCGGGAAAATTCCTTTTTGCGCGCCATCGTGGATGCGCTTTTGCTGGGGCAGCAAGACGTAGTTGTCCTGGATATGGGCGCCGGTATCGAACATCTGACCCGGGGAACATCCCGGGGTGTCGATGTCATGCTGGTGGTGACTGAACCTACTAAGAACAGTGTGCAAACCGCCAAAGTTGTAAAAAATCTGGCCGATGACCTGGAGGTAAAAAAGATCCGGTTTATCGGCAACAAGATTCGCCAATCCAAAGAAGCCGCCTTTTTGCAGGATCAGTTTCCGTCAGGCGGGTTGATCGGCCTGTTGCCCTTTGACGAGTCGGTGCCGGAAGCGGCCATGGCCGGTCCGGTGGATGTACCTGACAGCAGCCGGCCCATCGGGGCTGAAATGCAGAGGATTTACCATTACATTCTCAGCGATTGTTGA
- a CDS encoding AAA family ATPase, with product MTRQIAVAGKGGTGKTTFTSLLIRYLIEKKKGPILAVDADPNANLNEALGLKLGETISEVIARTKSAEGLPAGMTQETFIQYKLQSALVETKDVDLLVMGGPDGPGCYCFPNNILRKHLENLSDGYNYTIMDNEAGMEHISRRVTSAVDILFIVSDTSARGIRSAGRVHSLVRSLSSRIKEIYLIVTKNQTGDLEALQAEIAATGLTLIGVIPYDACIVRYDLESKPLFDLPEDSPAVTAVNAICDKVNL from the coding sequence ATGACACGACAAATTGCAGTAGCCGGCAAGGGCGGCACCGGTAAAACCACGTTTACTTCCTTACTGATCCGCTACCTGATTGAAAAGAAAAAAGGACCTATTTTAGCGGTGGATGCCGATCCCAATGCCAATTTAAACGAAGCTCTGGGATTGAAACTGGGAGAAACCATCTCCGAGGTCATTGCCCGGACCAAATCTGCTGAAGGCCTGCCGGCGGGCATGACCCAGGAAACTTTTATCCAGTACAAACTGCAGTCAGCTCTGGTCGAGACCAAGGACGTGGATTTACTGGTCATGGGCGGGCCTGACGGGCCAGGATGCTATTGTTTCCCCAATAACATCCTGCGCAAGCACCTGGAGAATTTGAGTGACGGTTATAATTATACCATTATGGACAATGAAGCCGGCATGGAACATATCAGTCGCCGGGTGACCAGCGCTGTGGATATTTTGTTTATTGTCAGCGATACCTCAGCCAGAGGCATCCGCTCGGCGGGCCGGGTCCACAGCCTGGTCCGGAGTTTAAGCTCCCGGATCAAGGAGATCTATCTCATCGTGACCAAGAACCAGACCGGGGACCTGGAAGCCTTACAGGCGGAAATCGCCGCCACCGGTCTGACTCTCATCGGAGTGATCCCCTATGACGCCTGCATCGTACGCTATGATCTGGAGAGCAAGCCTTTATTCGACCTGCCGGAGGATTCTCCGGCCGTGACAGCGGTTAATGCCATTTGCGACAAAGTAAATTTATAG